From Xiphophorus hellerii strain 12219 chromosome 20, Xiphophorus_hellerii-4.1, whole genome shotgun sequence, the proteins below share one genomic window:
- the cbfa2t2 gene encoding protein CBFA2T2 isoform X1, with product MPGSPVDAKTHSRSAPSSSASSTMPPLPSVNPSGPRPASFSTTALTNGNHHSPPTLNAVPSPPQRYSNGPSSSSSSSLANQQLPATCGARQLSKLKRFLTTLQQFGNDISPEIGDSVRSLVLALVNSTVTIEEFHSRLQEATNFPLRPFVIPFLKANLPLLQRELLHCARAAKQTPAQYLSQHEHLLLSTTMTSSPDSSELLMEPPETGTKRHSPSRAKENGFHERPPVAMEPAAKRICTISPAPRHSPAHPLPLTAQLHPTPPPLQHYALDDIAAPHLLHREHSQRILEIRELKDRPRLPGTNGGYREEPVDHRLTDREWADEWRHLDHVLNCIVDMVEKTRRSVSVLRRCQESDREELNYWRRRSSEQEDPRKGGSGSTPFSKTHSPLSAESDSQRDFGPRPGSAYVTDEIWRKAEEAVNEVKRQAMDEVQKAVAEAEQKAFEMIAAERAKMEKTLAEAKRKAQEDAIMVINEQEDSSECCWNCGRKASETCSGCNAARYCGSFCQHKDWERHHLICSPGLQAQPKPVSAITANRVSAVTTAAAAGMSPVGVAGVKAPDSMPSASSPGGEKASVASRSSTPSTPASASETNGH from the exons ATGCCCGGTTCGCCTGTGGATGCTAAGACTCATTCCAGATCAGCCCCCAGCAGCAGCGCCAGCTCCACAATGCCACCCCTGCCTTCTGTCAACCCCAGTGGCCCTCGTCCGGCCTCTTTTTCCACCACAGCAT TGACAAATGGGAATCATCATTCCCCACCAACACTGAACGCGGTGCCATCACCACCACAGCGTTACAGCAATGGAccatcttcttcttcatcttcatcgcTGGCTAATCAACAGCTGCCGGCCACCTGTGGGGCTCGCCAGCTGAGCAAGCTGAAACGTTTCCTGACCACGCTGCAGCAGTTTGGCAACGACATTTCTCCCGAGATCGGAGACAGCGTCAGAAGCCTAGTTCTGGCCCTTGTG AACTCAACAGTTACCATTGAGGAGTTTCACTCAAGGCTTCAGGAGGCCACCAACTTTCCCTTGCGGCCCTTTGTTATTCCCTTTCTCAAG GCAAACCTTCCACTGCTGCAGAGGGAGTTGCTCCACTGTGCACGAGCAGCCAAGCAGACCCCAGCTCAATACTTGTCACAGCATGAGCACCTCCTGCTAAGCACCACCATGACTTCCTCTCCAGACTCCTCTGAGTTGTTGATGGAACCTCCTGAGACAGGGACAAAACGACACAGCCCCAGCAG GGCAAAGGAGAACGGCTTCCATGAACGTCCTCCAGTAGCAATGGAGCCTGCAGCAAAACGGATTTGCACCATCAGCCCCGCTCCACGACACAGTCCTGCCCATCCGCTGCCCCTCACTGCCCAGCTTCACCCAACTCCTCCACCCTTGCAACACTATGCCTTGGATGACATAGCAGCTCCACACCTCTTACACCGAGAGCACAGCCAACGTATCCTGGAGATTCGTGAACTTAAGGACAGGCCACGACTCCCTG GCACTAACGGAGGCTATCGTGAGGAGCCAGTGGACCACAGACTGACAGACAGAGAGTGGGCTGATGAATGGAGGCATCTGGATCAT GTGCTGAACTGCATCGTGGACATGGTGGAAAAAACAAGGAGGTCAGTAAGCGTGCTGAGACGCTGCCAGGAGTCGGATCGAGAGGAACTGAACTACTGGAGACGACGTTCTAGCGAGCAGGAAGATCCTCGCAAAGGAGGCTCGGGCTCCACTCCGTTTTCCAAAACACACAGTCCGCTCTCTGCAGAGTCGG ACTCCCAGCGGGACTTTGGTCCACGGCCAGGTTCAGCATATGTCACTGACGAGATCTGGAGGAAAGCTG AGGAGGCAGTGAATGAAGTGAAGCGTCAGGCCATGGATGAGGTTCAGAAGGCAGTGGCGGAGGCTGAGCAGAAAGCTTTTGAGATGATCGCTGCAGAGAGAGCAAAAATGGAGAAGACTCTAGCCGAGGCGAAGAGGAAGGCTCAAGAGGATGCCATCATGGTCATCAATGAACAGGAGGATTCAAGTGAG tGTTGCTGGAACTGTGGCCGTAAAGCTAGCGAGACGTGCAGCGGCTGCAACGCCGCTCGCTATTGTGGCTCCTTCTGCCAGCACAAAGACTGGGAAAGGCATCACCTCATCTGCAGCCCAGGACTTCAAGCTCAGCCTAAACCAGTCTCTGCCATCACTGCAAACAGGGTCTCTGCCGTGACCACAGCGGCTGCAGCTGGGATGTCTCCTGTCGGAGTAGCCGGGGTCAAAGCTCCCGACAGTATGCCTTCGGCCTCCAGTCCAGGTGGCGAAAAGGCTTCAGTTGCTTCTCGGTCCTCCACTCCCTCCACCCCTGCCTCAGCCTCTGAGACCAATGGACATTAA
- the cbfa2t2 gene encoding protein CBFA2T2 isoform X2 yields the protein MQSATTYSREKKSPAMPGSPVDAKTHSRSAPSSSASSTMPPLPSVNPSGPRPASFSTTALTNGNHHSPPTLNAVPSPPQRYSNGPSSSSSSSLANQQLPATCGARQLSKLKRFLTTLQQFGNDISPEIGDSVRSLVLALVNSTVTIEEFHSRLQEATNFPLRPFVIPFLKANLPLLQRELLHCARAAKQTPAQYLSQHEHLLLSTTMTSSPDSSELLMEPPETGTKRHSPSRAKENGFHERPPVAMEPAAKRICTISPAPRHSPAHPLPLTAQLHPTPPPLQHYALDDIAAPHLLHREHSQRILEIRELKDRPRLPGTNGGYREEPVDHRLTDREWADEWRHLDHVLNCIVDMVEKTRRSVSVLRRCQESDREELNYWRRRSSEQEDPRKGGSGSTPFSKTHSPLSAESDSQRDFGPRPGSAYVTDEIWRKAEEAVNEVKRQAMDEVQKAVAEAEQKAFEMIAAERAKMEKTLAEAKRKAQEDAIMVINEQEDSSECCWNCGRKASETCSGCNAARYCGSFCQHKDWERHHLICSPGLQAQPKPVSAITANRVSAVTTAAAAGMSPVGVAGVKAPDSMPSASSPGGEKASVASRSSTPSTPASASETNGH from the exons ACAGTAGAGAGAAGAAGAGTCCTGCCATGCCCGGTTCGCCTGTGGATGCTAAGACTCATTCCAGATCAGCCCCCAGCAGCAGCGCCAGCTCCACAATGCCACCCCTGCCTTCTGTCAACCCCAGTGGCCCTCGTCCGGCCTCTTTTTCCACCACAGCAT TGACAAATGGGAATCATCATTCCCCACCAACACTGAACGCGGTGCCATCACCACCACAGCGTTACAGCAATGGAccatcttcttcttcatcttcatcgcTGGCTAATCAACAGCTGCCGGCCACCTGTGGGGCTCGCCAGCTGAGCAAGCTGAAACGTTTCCTGACCACGCTGCAGCAGTTTGGCAACGACATTTCTCCCGAGATCGGAGACAGCGTCAGAAGCCTAGTTCTGGCCCTTGTG AACTCAACAGTTACCATTGAGGAGTTTCACTCAAGGCTTCAGGAGGCCACCAACTTTCCCTTGCGGCCCTTTGTTATTCCCTTTCTCAAG GCAAACCTTCCACTGCTGCAGAGGGAGTTGCTCCACTGTGCACGAGCAGCCAAGCAGACCCCAGCTCAATACTTGTCACAGCATGAGCACCTCCTGCTAAGCACCACCATGACTTCCTCTCCAGACTCCTCTGAGTTGTTGATGGAACCTCCTGAGACAGGGACAAAACGACACAGCCCCAGCAG GGCAAAGGAGAACGGCTTCCATGAACGTCCTCCAGTAGCAATGGAGCCTGCAGCAAAACGGATTTGCACCATCAGCCCCGCTCCACGACACAGTCCTGCCCATCCGCTGCCCCTCACTGCCCAGCTTCACCCAACTCCTCCACCCTTGCAACACTATGCCTTGGATGACATAGCAGCTCCACACCTCTTACACCGAGAGCACAGCCAACGTATCCTGGAGATTCGTGAACTTAAGGACAGGCCACGACTCCCTG GCACTAACGGAGGCTATCGTGAGGAGCCAGTGGACCACAGACTGACAGACAGAGAGTGGGCTGATGAATGGAGGCATCTGGATCAT GTGCTGAACTGCATCGTGGACATGGTGGAAAAAACAAGGAGGTCAGTAAGCGTGCTGAGACGCTGCCAGGAGTCGGATCGAGAGGAACTGAACTACTGGAGACGACGTTCTAGCGAGCAGGAAGATCCTCGCAAAGGAGGCTCGGGCTCCACTCCGTTTTCCAAAACACACAGTCCGCTCTCTGCAGAGTCGG ACTCCCAGCGGGACTTTGGTCCACGGCCAGGTTCAGCATATGTCACTGACGAGATCTGGAGGAAAGCTG AGGAGGCAGTGAATGAAGTGAAGCGTCAGGCCATGGATGAGGTTCAGAAGGCAGTGGCGGAGGCTGAGCAGAAAGCTTTTGAGATGATCGCTGCAGAGAGAGCAAAAATGGAGAAGACTCTAGCCGAGGCGAAGAGGAAGGCTCAAGAGGATGCCATCATGGTCATCAATGAACAGGAGGATTCAAGTGAG tGTTGCTGGAACTGTGGCCGTAAAGCTAGCGAGACGTGCAGCGGCTGCAACGCCGCTCGCTATTGTGGCTCCTTCTGCCAGCACAAAGACTGGGAAAGGCATCACCTCATCTGCAGCCCAGGACTTCAAGCTCAGCCTAAACCAGTCTCTGCCATCACTGCAAACAGGGTCTCTGCCGTGACCACAGCGGCTGCAGCTGGGATGTCTCCTGTCGGAGTAGCCGGGGTCAAAGCTCCCGACAGTATGCCTTCGGCCTCCAGTCCAGGTGGCGAAAAGGCTTCAGTTGCTTCTCGGTCCTCCACTCCCTCCACCCCTGCCTCAGCCTCTGAGACCAATGGACATTAA